ACCCTCTTCACTGCTTTCGCTTATGCCATCTACATCGTGCGCCTCGAGGTCTACGCCAAGGCCTTCCCCTCCTTGCCCCTCACCGCCATCCAGGTCCTGGGCACGGCCCTTTTCGCCCTGCCCTGGGCTTTGGCGGAGGGCCTTCGCCTGGAGGAGGTGCCCTGGGGCGCGGTCCTCTACCTGGGTGTGGCGGCCACAGCCCTCACCACCTGGCTCCAGACCTGGGGACAGAAATACGTGCCCGCGCCCCAGGCGGCCGTCCTCTACACCCTGGAGCCCGTTTGGGCTACGCTGTTTGCCTTCATGATCCTGGAGGAGAGGCTAGGCCCCTTGGGTTTCCTCGGAGCCTTTTTGGTGATCCTCGCCACCCTCCAGGCTATCCGCCGATCCCCAGCATGACCCGCTTGCGCAGGGTGGGGAGGGTGTTGCCGAAGGCGGGCTTGCGGTGGGTGGCGATGAGGATGGCGTCCACCAGGGCCTCCACGGGTTCCTCGGCGGCGAAGGCCCAGGAGATGTCCATCTCCAGGTCGGTGAGGAGGCAAGGCCTGAGCCTCCGGTCCGAGGTGAGGCGAAGCCTGGAGCAGTGGGAGCAGAAGGGCTCGGTGACGGGGTTGATGAAGCCCACCGTGCCTTGAGCCCCAAGAATGCGGAAGACCCGGGCCGGAGAGGAGGGGTCGTGGGGGACAGGCTCTAGGGGACCGTAGACGGCCTCAATGCGCCCTCGGGTTTCCTTTCCCGGCACGAAGCGGCGGCGGTACTCCTCGGGGTCGGAGTTGTCCAGGTGCATGTACTCAATGAAACGCACGTGCAGGGGGCGCTCCAAGGAGAGGCCTGCCAGGGGGACCACCTCCTCCTCGTTCATACCCCGGATGACCACGGCGTTCAGCTTCACCGGGTGGAGGCCTAGCTCCAAGGCGGTTTCCACGGCCTCCAGCACCCGCTCCACCTTCCCGCCCCGGGTGATGCGGGTGAAGACCTCGGGGGTGATGGCGTCCAGGGAGATGTTCACCCGGGTGAGGCCCGCCTCCAGAAGCTCCTTGGCCCTTTTGGCGAAGAGGAGGCCGTTGGTGGTGATGGCCACGTCCTCCACGCCCTCCTTCTCCCGGGCCTTGGCGATCATCTGGGGGAGCTCCTTGCGCACCAAGGGTTCGCCGCCGGTGAAGCGAACCGCAGAAAGGCCCAGGAGGGAGGCGGCCTCGAGGAAGTGGTCCACGTCCTCCACGGTGAGGGTGCCGGGGGGTTCGTAGAGATCAAGGCCCAGGGGATGGCAGTAGAGGCAGTGCAGGTTGCAGCGGGGCGTCACCGAGATGCGAACGTCCTTGATAACCCTGCCATAGTTGTCCAGTAGGCGCATGCTTCCCCCTTGGGGGCCAGGATATACCATCCCGGACTCGAGGAGGTCACGGGGGTTACAAAAGCCAACCCCCCAGGCCTTCCTGGGGGGTGTTTGTGGAGCGGGAGACGGGATTTGAACCCGCGACCCCGACCTTGGCAAGGTCGTGCTCTGCCAACTGAGCTACTCCCGCAAAGGCAAAACCCCCCGCACCGACCTACTCTCCCAGGACCCTGCGGTCCAAGTACCATCGGCGCTGGCGCGTTTCACTTCCGTGTTCGGAATGGGAACGGGTGGTTCCACGCCGCCATGGGCACGGGGGATTCTCCTGTTTTGCCTTTCAAACTCCCCACGCCCCCTTGAGGGGCGGGGGATCCCGGCCGGGGTGGCCCATCAGGGCAAAGGGTCAAGACCTCGGACGATTGGGACCGGTCAGCTCAACGCCTCGCGGCGCTTACACCCCCGGCCCATCCACCGGGTCGTCTTCCCGGGTCCTTACCGGCTTGACGCCGTGGGAGGCCTCATCTTGGGGCGGGTTTCCCGCTTAGATGCTTTCAGCGGTTATCCCTCCCGCACATGGCTACCCAGCCTATGCCCCTGGAGGGACAGCTGGGAAACCAGAGGTGCGTCCCTTCCGGTCCTCTCGTACTAGGAAGAGCCCCCCTCAAGCCTCCTGCGCCCGTGGCGGATAGAGACCGAACTGTCTCACGACGTTCTGAACCCAGCTCGCGTG
The genomic region above belongs to Thermus sediminis and contains:
- the moaA gene encoding GTP 3',8-cyclase MoaA; this translates as MRLLDNYGRVIKDVRISVTPRCNLHCLYCHPLGLDLYEPPGTLTVEDVDHFLEAASLLGLSAVRFTGGEPLVRKELPQMIAKAREKEGVEDVAITTNGLLFAKRAKELLEAGLTRVNISLDAITPEVFTRITRGGKVERVLEAVETALELGLHPVKLNAVVIRGMNEEEVVPLAGLSLERPLHVRFIEYMHLDNSDPEEYRRRFVPGKETRGRIEAVYGPLEPVPHDPSSPARVFRILGAQGTVGFINPVTEPFCSHCSRLRLTSDRRLRPCLLTDLEMDISWAFAAEEPVEALVDAILIATHRKPAFGNTLPTLRKRVMLGIGG